The following are encoded together in the Bos indicus x Bos taurus breed Angus x Brahman F1 hybrid chromosome 24, Bos_hybrid_MaternalHap_v2.0, whole genome shotgun sequence genome:
- the TSHZ1 gene encoding teashirt homolog 1, translating to MPRRKQQAPRRSAAYVPEEELKAAVIDEGSVEEDGLPGDVQEADFACSEEAEIKEAQSYQNSPISTATNQDAGYGSPFSEHSDQPAHFKSSSSKEEKEERQGAEGVSYPQDSLAQIKAVYANLFSESCWSSLALDLKKSASTTSTSDAAQKEGSTPAPTPPTSTAGATGTTASTPSSGSGASGGSGYDWHQAALAKTLQQTSSYGLLPEPSLFSTVQLYRQNNKLYGSVFTGASKFRCKDCSAAYDTLVELTVHMNETGHYRDDNRDKDSEKTKRWSKPRKRSLMEMEGKEDAQKVLKCMYCGHSFESLQDLSVHMIKTKHYQKVPLKEPVPALTKLVPSTKKRALHELAAPGSPEPAGAAAAEAALSEAAKEQKTANPYVTPNNRYGYQNGASYTWQFEARKAQILKCMECGSSHDTLQQLTAHMMVTGHFLKVTTSASKKGKQLVLDPVVEEKIQSIPLPPTTHTRLPAAATTAHVKKQPDSPAGPTIAEEKKEPEKDKAALVAGEVDKKIKEEGEDTGEKFEPTALYQYLREEDLDDSAKGGVDILKSLENTVSTAISKAQNGAPSWGGYPSIHAAYQLPGTVKPPPAVQSVQMQPSFAGGVKPLSAEHGALLHSPGSLTPPPHKSNVSAMEELVEKVTGKVSVKKEERPAEKEKGSPAKAASPAAKENKDFPRADELGGSSKPQPKKGPEADGGKAKKEGTGDAHTPNGTEPLKAKVTNGCNNLAIITDHSPEPSFINPLSALQSIMNTHLGKVSRPVSPSLDPLAMLYKISTSMLDKPAYPAPPAKPPGAADRYFYENSDQPIDLTKSKSKPLVPGASDGVSSPLRESALMDISDMVKNLTGRLTPKSSTPSTVSEKSDADGSSFEEALDELSPVHKRKGRQSNWNPQHLLILQAQFASSLRETAEGKYIMSDLGPQERVHISKFTGLSMTTISHWLANVKYQLRRTGGTKFLKNLDTGHPVFFCNDCASQFRTASTYINHLETHLGFSLKDLSKLPLNQIQEQQNVSKVLASKALGPSGAAEDELGSTFQCKLCNRTFASKHAVKLHLSKTHGKSPEDHLIYVTELEKQ from the coding sequence CTTATGTTCCTGAGGAAGAACTGAAAGCAGCAGTGATAGACGAGGGGAGCGTGGAGGAGGATGGGCTGCCCGGGGATGTTCAGGAGGCCGACTTCGCGTGCAGCGAGGAGGCGGAGATCAAGGAGGCCCAGAGCTACCAGAACTCCCCCATCAGCACCGCGACCAACCAGGACGCGGGCTACGGCTCGCCCTTCAGCGAACACAGCGACCAGCCCGCCCACTTCAAAAGCTCCTCCtccaaggaggagaaggaggagcgCCAGGGCGCGGAAGGCGTCTCCTACCCCCAGGACAGTTTGGCCCAGATCAAGGCCGTATACGCAAACCTCTTCTCCGAGTCCTGCTGGTCCAGCTTGGCCCTGGACTTGAAGAAGTCAGCCTCGACCACGAGCACCAGCGATGCGGCCCAGAAGGAGggctccacccccgcccccacgcccccaACCAGCACCGCGGGGGCCACGGGCACCACGGCGAGCACCCCCAGCTCAGGCTCGGGCGCCAGCGGCGGCTCGGGCTACGACTGGCACCAGGCCGCCCTGGCCAAGACGCTGCAGCAGACGTCGTCGTACGGCCTGCTGCCAGAGCCCAGCCTCTTCAGCACCGTGCAGCTCTACCGCCAGAACAACAAGCTCTATGGCTCGGTGTTCACGGGCGCCAGCAAGTTCCGCTGCAAGGACTGCAGCGCCGCCTACGACACGCTGGTGGAGCTGACGGTGCACATGAACGAGACGGGGCACTACCGCGACGACAACAGGGACAAGGACTCGGAGAAGACCAAGCGGTGGTCCAAGCCCCGGAAGCGCTCGCTgatggagatggagggcaagGAGGACGCGCAGAAGGTGCTCAAGTGCATGTACTGCGGGCACTCGTTCGAGTCCCTGCAGGACCTCAGCGTGCACATGATCAAGACGAAGCATTACCAGAAAGTGCCTCTCAAGGAGCCCGTGCCAGCCCTCACCAAGCTGGTCCCCTCCACCAAAAAGCGGGCGTTGCACGAGCTGGCGGCCCCCGGCTCCCCTGAGCCGGCCGGAGCGGCGGCAGCCGAGGCAGCACTGAGTGAGGCGGCCAAGGAGCAGAAGACGGCCAACCCCTACGTGACACCCAACAACCGCTACGGCTACCAGAACGGGGCCAGCTACACCTGGCAGTTCGAGGCCCGCAAGGCCCAGATCCTCAAGTGCATGGAGTGCGGCAGCTCCCACGACACCCTGCAGCAGCTCACCGCCCACATGATGGTCACTGGGCACTTCCTGAAGGTGACCACCTCCGCCTCCAAGAAGGGGAAGCAGCTGGTGCTGGACCCCGTGGTGGAGGAGAAGATCCAGTCCATCCCCCTGCCGCCGACCACACACACCCGGCTCCCTGCCGCAGCCACCACTGCCCATGTCAAGAAGCAGCCTGACTCTCCGGCTGGCCCCACCATCGcggaggagaaaaaggagcccGAGAAGGACAAGGCGGCCCTGGTGGCGGGGGAGGTGGACAAGAAGATCAAGGAGGAGGGCGAGGACACGGGCGAGAAGTTCGAGCCCACCGCTCTCTACCAGTACCTCCGCGAGGAAGACCTGGATGACAGCGCCAAGGGCGGCGTGGACATCCTCAAGTCCCTGGAGAACACGGTCTCCACGGCCATCAGCAAAGCCCAGAATGGCGCACCTTCGTGGGGTGGCTACCCGAGCATCCACGCCGCCTACCAGCTGCCGGGCACCGTGAAGCCACCGCCGGCAGTGCAGAGCGTGCAGATGCAGCCGTCCTTCGCCGGCGGCGTGAAGCCACTGTCCGCTGAGCACGGCGCACTCCTGCACTCCCCGGGGAGCCTCACGCCGCCGCCCCACAAGAGCAACGTGTCGGCCATGGAGGAGCTGGTAGAGAAGGTCACGGGCAAGGTCAGCGTGAAGAAGGAGGAGAGGCCggcagagaaggagaagggcTCGCCGGCCAAGGCCGCGTCCCCAGCGGCCAAGGAGAATAAGGACTTCCCCAGGGCCGATGAGCTGGGGGGCAGCAGCAAGCCCCAGCCCAAGAAGGGCCCCGAGGCCGACGGGGGAAAGGCCAAGAAGGAGGGCACAGGGGACGCCCACACCCCAAACGGCACGGAGCCCCTCAAGGCCAAAGTGACCAATGGCTGTAACAACCTGGCCATCATCACTGACCACTCACCTGAGCCCTCCTTCATCAACCCGCTGAGCGCCCTGCAGTCCATCATGAACACCCACCTGGGCAAGGTGTCCAGGCCCGTGAGCCCCTCACTGGACCCGCTGGCCATGCTCTACAAGATCAGCACCAGCATGCTGGACAAGCCGGCCTACCCTGCCCCTCCCGCCAAGCCGCCCGGCGCCGCTGACCGCTACTTCTACGAGAACAGCGACCAGCCCATCGACCTGACCAAGTCCAAGAGCAAGCCCCTGGTGCCCGGCGCCTCTGATGGCGTGTCCTCGCCGCTCCGGGAGAGCGCACTCATGGACATCTCGGACATGGTGAAGAACCTCACAGGCCGGCTGACGCCCAAGTCCTCCACACCCTCTACCGTGTCTGAGAAGTCGGACGCTGATGGCAGCAGCTTCGAGGAGGCGCTGGACGAGCTGTCACCCGTCCACAAGCGGAAGGGGCGGCAGTCCAACTGGAACCCGCAGCACCTGCTCATCCTGCAGGCCCAGTTCGCCTCAAGCCTGCGCGAGACGGCGGAGGGGAAGTACATCATGTCGGACCTTGGCCCCCAGGAGCGGGTCCATATCTCCAAGTTCACCGGGCTGTCCATGACCACCATCAGCCACTGGCTGGCCAACGTCAAGTATCAGCTGCGGAGGACAGGGGGGACCAAGTTCCTGAAGAACCTGGACACAGGGCATCCTGTTTTCTTTTGCAACGATTGTGCCTCTCAGTTCAGAACTGCTTCCACGTACATCAATCACCTAGAGACACACTTAGGCTTCAGCTTGAAGGATCTCTCCAAGTTGCCCCTAAACCAGATTCAAGAACAGCAGAATGTTTCCAAAGTCCTGGCGAGCAAAGCCTTGGGCCCTTCGGGGGCTGCCGAGGACGAGCTGGGCTCCACATTCCAGTGCAAGCTGTGCAACCGGACTTTCGCGAGCAAGCATGCAGTCAAACTGCACCTCAGCAAGACCCACGGCAAGTCCCCCGAGGACCACCTGATCTACGTGACCGAGCTGGAGAAACAGTAG